A single genomic interval of Odontesthes bonariensis isolate fOdoBon6 chromosome 3, fOdoBon6.hap1, whole genome shotgun sequence harbors:
- the khk gene encoding ketohexokinase isoform X2, giving the protein MEEQKKVLCVGLVCLDIINVVDKYPEEDSDSRCLSQRWQRGGNASNSCTVLSLLGASCAFMGSLAAGPVADFIVEDFQKFGIDMSLVSEHAQCTSPASVVISNIRTGSRTILHTNSFIMDDFSRRAIDVLAVVWQAEGQTPCACCVVCPSSGSRTVFLYDTDLPDVTAEDFSRVDLHQFQWIHWEGRNVDEQVKMIQQVKMYNSKLPQQQRITISVEIEKTRQPLYQLFPYGDVVFVSKDVARHFGFQSAEAALKGLYNRVKKGAILICAWAEKGADALGPDGLHIHSDAFPPESLVDTLGAGDTFNAGVIYTLSNGGSLQDALTFGCQVAGAKCGFHGYDGISRLKN; this is encoded by the exons gtgtttgTCTCAGCGATGGCAGCGAGGAGGAAACGCTTCCAACTCCTGCACTGTGCTGTCGCTGCTCGGAGCTTCGTGCGCCTTCATGGGCTCGCTGGCTGCTGGTCCTGTGGCTGA TTTTATTGTGGAGGATTTTCagaagtttggcatcgatatgTCGCTGGTCTCTGAGCATGCTCAGTGCACGTCTCCGGCCTCTGTGGTCATCAGCAACATCCGAACAGGAAGCCGCACCATCCTGCACACCAACAG TTTCATCATGGATGATTTCTCAAGGCGTGCAATTGATGTCTTGGCGGTGGTTTGGCAGGCCGAAGGTCAAACTCCGTGTGCATGTTGTGTGGTTTGTCCATCCAGCGGATCTCGAACCGTCTTTCTCTACGATAC GGACCTTCCTGATGTCACGGCGGAGGATTTTTCCAGAGTCGACCTCCATCAGTTCCAGTGGATACACTGGGAG GGCCGAAATGTTGATGAGCAAGTGAAGATGATCCAACAAGTAAAGATGTATAACAGCAAGTTGCCACAGCAACAGAGAATCACAATCTCTGTAGAGATAGAGAAAACCCGACAGCCGCTGTATCAACTGTTTCCTTATGGCGACGTG GTATTTGTCAGTAAAGATGTCGCTCGCCACTTTGGGTTCCAGTCAGCTGAAGCAGCTCTAAAAGGACTTTACAATCGTGTCAAAAAGGG GGCCATTCTGATCTGTGCATGGGCAGAAAAAGGTGCTGATGCTTTGGGTCCTGACGGTTTGCACATTCATTCAGATGCTTTTCCTCCTGAATCTCTGGTCGATACGCTGGGAGCCGGAGACACTTTCAACGCCGGTGTCATCTATACGCTGTCCAATG GTGGAAGTTTGCAGGATGCTCTGACCTTCGGCTGCCAGGTTGCTGGTGCTAAATGTGGTTTCCATGGTTACGATGGCATTAGCAGACTTAAAAACtag
- the pltp gene encoding phospholipid transfer protein, with product MTSCLLALLFLFYLASNMAAAEPAGCKIRITDKGLEMLKVETQKFVEEELSSISMPEMKGKDGRFQYTITDVKITELNLTHADLRFIPDGGLLFDVQNSSISLSFHRRILYWFFYDTGSINASAEGVNINTAVNLIRDDEGRLKINNITCDAKINRMRAKFSGTLGRVYDFLARFVTTGMRFFLNQQICPSLNHAALVHVNSMLETIPVRTEVDQYIGIDYSLIDDPVVSSRSLDMHFRGMFFDLSNPNHTLVNYAVEPAIREYDRMVYLALSEFFFDSGMFSYYSAGIFQMDIVNEKMPKDLEVLLRTTYFGAIMMLNPALVDAPISLQIAANSPPKTTIKTSGATVVMVAIVKVMVLPPGQPAVQLSSMTMETKFNAKVSMKGKRLAVHADLRRFKIFSNQSALESLALIPLQAPLKTMLQMSVVPLINNWTKRGVRIPLADGMDFVEEVVEYHNGFIVIGANLHFNKGLREMMAGSIEAEPYNSTSINSSTA from the exons ATGACCTCCTGCCTGCTGGCCCTCCTCTTCCTTTTTTATTTGGCATCCAATATGGCAGCTGCTGAGCCCGCTGGCTGCAAGATCCGAATCACCGACAAGGGCCTGGAGATGT tgaAGGTTGAGACTCAGAAGTTTGTTGAAGAAGAGCTGAGCAGCATCAGTATGCCAGAGATGAAGGGCAAAGACGGACGCTTCCAATACACCATCACTGA TGTGAAGATAACCGAGCTGAATCTGACTCATGCGGACCTTCGATTCATTCCTGATGGCGGTTTGTTGTTCGATGTCCAGAACTCATCAATCTCACTGAGTTTCCACCGTCGGATCCTCTACTGGTTTTT CTACGACACAGGAAGCATTAACGCCTCAGCTGAAGGAGTGAACATCAACACAGCCGTGAACCTGATCAGGGACGATGAAGGACGACTTAAAATCAATAACATCACCTGTGATGCCAAAATCAACAGAATGAGGGCAAAGTTCAGCGGAACACTTGG GAGAGTGTATGACTTCCTGGCCAGATTTGTGACAACAGGCATGCGGTTCTTCCTCAACCAGCAG ATCTGCCCTTCTCTGAACCACGCGGCTCTGGTTCATGTTAACTCCATGCTGGAGACCATCCCTGTGAGGACAGAGGTGGATCAATATATTGGGATCGATTATTCCCTGATTGATGATCCAGTGGTGTCCTCCCGGAGCCTCGACATGCATTTCAGG GGGATGTTCTTCGacctttctaaccctaaccacacaCTGGTGAACTACGCCGTGGAGCCGGCCATCAGGGAGTACGACCGCATGGTTTATCTGGCTCTGTCCGAGTTCTTCTTCGACAGCGGGATGTTCTCCTATTACTCTGCTGGAATATTCCAAATGGACATTGTAAATGAGAAG ATGCCCAAAGATCTGGAGGTGTTGCTGAGGACCACCTACTTTGGAGCCATCATGATGTTG AACCCAGCTCTGGTGGACGCTCCGATTTCGCTGCAAATTGCCGCCAACTCGCCACCAAAAACCACCATCAAAACGTCTGGAGCAACAGTTGTCATGGTTGCCATTGTCAAGGTGATGGTTCTGCCTCCAGGTCAGCCTGCGGTCCAGCTCAGCAGCATGACCATG GAAACAAAGTTTAATGCCAAAGTTTCCATGAAGGGAAAACGTTTGGCCGTCCACGCGGATCTGCGCAG GTTTAAAATCTTCTCCAACCAGTCAGCTCTGGAGTCTCTGGCA CTGATCCCTCTGCAGGCTCCTCTGAAGACCATGCTACAGATGTCTGTGGTTCCTCTGATCAACA ATTGGACGAAAAGGGGAGTCCGGATCCCTCTGGCTGATGGGATGGACTTTGTGGAAGAGGTGGTGGAATATCACAAC GGTTTCATTGTGATCGGAGCAAATCTTCACTTCAACAAAGGACTGAGAGAGATGATGGCCGGGAGCATCGAGGCCGAGCCGTACAACAGCACCAGCATCAACTCCAGCACCGCCTGA